Proteins co-encoded in one Juglans regia cultivar Chandler chromosome 16, Walnut 2.0, whole genome shotgun sequence genomic window:
- the LOC108981620 gene encoding uncharacterized protein LOC108981620 produces the protein MDNAAAVTGFRAVSFLASYSAGRMTNSTNLIQSPWPSAQAQTLALHASGTSSCRSFRSHRRGPCSKSRNSTLFLTQCSSKPSIDSNSATNKNPAFELDSNSKSQSLATPTPNQALTSTCSNGLVLDLGPKNSWDSAEIGSPVVKRFIGDNEERWYMWYHGRSDAENTSDSVGLAVSSNGIHWARGADHVRSCGDVGLVMNCSHNWWAFDTKGIRPSEMVIMSSPMYSAVYWLYYTGYSSEDVNLSGDPNGTLQNPERVHSRDEKDDCHSIGKIIKSLPGLACSQDGRHWARIEGDDHSGALFDVGSDKEWDSLFIAAPQVVVHSNDDLRMYYHSFDAEKGQFAIGIARSRDGIRWVKLGKIMGGGSSSSFDELGVKNACVVRNRTNGNYLMAYEGVSANGVRSIGLAVSADGLKNWERFQEDPIIKPSEKDGWDNKGVGSPCLIQMEDNADKWRLYYVGVGHGGKTGIGMAVSEGSNVRNFRRRVGSDQL, from the coding sequence ATGGACAACGCAGCAGCAGTCACAGGGTTCAGAGCAGTAAGTTTCCTTGCATCTTATAGTGCAGGAAGAATGACGAATTCAACAAATCTAATCCAATCTCCTTGGCCTTCTGCACAAGCACAAACCCTTGCTCTTCATGCCTCTGGCACATCTTCGTGCAGGAGCTTTCGAAGCCACCGAAGAGGTCCATGTTCTAAGTCTAGAAACAGCACCCTCTTTCTTACTCAGTGCTCCTCGAAACCAAGCATTGACAGCAACAGTGCAACAAATAAGAATCCTGCCTTTGAACTAGATTCAAATTCCAAGTCTCAAAGTTTGGCAACTCCCACGCCAAATCAGGCACTCACATCTACTTGTTCTAATGGTCTGGTGCTCGACTTGGGCCCAAAAAACTCCTGGGATAGTGCAGAAATCGGCTCACCAGTTGTGAAAAGATTCATCGGAGATAATGAGGAAAGGTGGTACATGTGGTATCATGGAAGATCTGACGCTGAAAACACTTCCGATTCCGTTGGGTTAGCAGTTTCAAGCAATGGAATCCATTGGGCACGAGGAGCAGACCATGTTAGATCGTGTGGGGACGTGGGATTAGTGATGAACTGCAGCCATAATTGGTGGGCTTTTGACACAAAGGGCATCAGGCCTTCTGAGATGGTTATTATGTCCAGCCCAATGTACAGTGCCGTTTACTGGCTTTATTACACAGGATATAGTTCTGAAGACGTCAACTTGTCAGGAGATCCAAACGGCACTTTACAAAACCCAGAAAGAGTTCACAGTAGAGATGAGAAAGATGATTGTCATAGCATTGGAAAAATTATCAAGTCTCTACCAGGCCTGGCATGCAGCCAAGATGGCAGGCACTGGGCCAGAATCGAAGGGGATGATCATAGTGGAGCCTTGTTTGATGTGGGGTCAGACAAGGAGTGGGATTCATTGTTTATTGCTGCACCACAGGTGGTGGTGCATAGCAACGATGATCTCAGAATGTATTACCATTCATTTGATGCAGAAAAGGGGCAGTTTGCTATTGGAATTGCAAGATCCAGAGATGGGATCAGATGGGTGAAGCTGGGGAAGATCATGGGAGGAGGATCAAGCAGTTCTTTTGATGAGCTTGGGGTGAAGAATGCATGCGTGGTGAGAAACCGCACAAATGGAAACTATTTGATGGCATATGAGGGTGTTTCTGCAAATGGGGTGAGAAGCATTGGATTGGCAGTGTCTGCAGATGGGCTGAAGAATTGGGAGAGGTTTCAAGAAGATCCTATTATTAAACCCTCGGAAAAAGATGGATGGGATAATAAAGGAGTTGGTTCTCCATGTCTCATTCAGATGGAGGACAATGCAGATAAATGGAGATTGTATTATGTAGGTGTTGGGCATGGAGGGAAGACGGGGATTGGAATGGCAGTTTCAGAAGGCAGCAACGTTAGAAATTTCAGAAGACGGGTGGGATCTGATCAATTGTAA